A single genomic interval of Macaca nemestrina isolate mMacNem1 chromosome 14, mMacNem.hap1, whole genome shotgun sequence harbors:
- the LOC139358047 gene encoding thymosin beta-10-like — protein MAHKPDLGEIAGLDKVKLKATEMQKNTLPTKETTEQEKRSEISYACHL, from the coding sequence ATGGCACACAAACCGGACCTGGGGGAAATTGCCGGCTTGGATAAGGTCAAGCTGAAGGCCACAGAGATGCAGAAGAACACTCTGCCGACCAAAGAGACAACAGAGCAGGAGAAGAGGAGTgaaatttcctatgcctgtcatCTTTGA